A part of Vigna radiata var. radiata cultivar VC1973A chromosome 11, Vradiata_ver6, whole genome shotgun sequence genomic DNA contains:
- the LOC106776507 gene encoding scopoletin glucosyltransferase, whose protein sequence is MDAKGKLKVMFLPFPGQGHLIPMGDMARAFSGRGVRATIVTTPLNVPAIRGTIGKSSDLDSDSEIEIVTIKFPCAEAGLPEGCENTESVPSPDFIPAFFKATSMLQPQLEHLLLQHSPHCLIASAFYPWASHSAATFNIPRLVFYGTGVFALCASECLRLYQPHNNVSSDSDLFVIPHLPGNIHMTRMMLPDYAKTDGETKYAELLKAIKESEVASFGVIVNSFYELEQEYADYYEKLQGRRAWYIGPLSLCNQQERKGKRGKEASVDEGDILKWLDSKKANAVVYVCFGSIANFSESQLREIARGLEDSGQEFIWVVRRSDKEWLPEGFERRTEGRGMIIWGWAPQLLILDHPAVGAFVTHCGWNSTLEAVSAGVPMVTWPVSAEQFYNEKLVTEILEIGVPVGVKKWARIVGDSVGGEALEKALKRIMVGEEAETIRNRAHKLSEMARTAVERNGSSSCSLTDLIQRLQSIQNFPKSSE, encoded by the coding sequence ATGGATGCGAAAGGAAAACTAAAGGTAatgtttcttccttttcctGGTCAAGGACACTTGATCCCAATGGGTGATATGGCAAGAGCATTCAGTGGAAGAGGGGTGAGGGCAACTATAGTCACCACTCCACTCAACGTACCCGCTATTCGGGGGACCATAGGAAAAAGCTCAGATTTAGACTCCGACTCGGAGATAGAAATCGTCACCATTAAATTCCCTTGTGCAGAGGCTGGCTTACCTGAGGGATGCGAAAATACAGAGTCAGTCCCCTCTCCAGACTTCATACCCGCTTTCTTCAAGGCAACCAGCATGCTACAGCCCCAATTGGAACACCTCCTTCTTCAACACTCACCACACTGCCTTATTGCCAGTGCTTTCTACCCCTGGGCATCTCACTCTGCAGCTACATTCAATATCCCAAGGCTTGTATTTTATGGCACCGGTGTCTTCGCCTTGTGTGCTTCAGAATGTCTGCGACTCTACCAGCCTCACAACAATGTTTCTTCTGACTCTGATCTATTTGTTATTCCTCATCTTCCGGGAAACATCCATATGACAAGGATGATGTTGCCCGATTACGCTAAAACTGACGGGGAAACTAAATACGCAGAACTGTTGAAGGCAATCAAGGAATCGGAGGTCGCAAGCTTCGGGGTTATTGTTAACAGCTTTTACGAACTGGAGCAGGAGTACGCTGATTATTACGAAAAGCTGCAGGGGCGGAGGGCGTGGTACATAGGTCCGCTTTCTCTGTGTAACCAACAGGAACGCAAAGGCAAGCGAGGGAAGGAAGCCTCGGTTGACGAAGGGGACATTTTGAAGTGGCTGGATTCGAAGAAAGCCAACGCAGTGGTGTACGTCTGTTTTGGTAGCATAGCCAACTTCAGCGAAAGTCAGTTGAGAGAAATAGCGAGGGGACTTGAGGATTCGGGACAAGAATTCATATGGGTTGTGAGGAGAAGTGACAAGGAATGGCTTCCGGAGGGGTTTGAGAGAAGAACAGAAGGAAGAGGAATGATTATTTGGGGATGGGCACCTCAACTTCTGATTCTTGACCATCCAGCGGTGGGAGCCTTTGTGACACACTGTGGATGGAATTCAACGCTGGAAGCTGTGTCCGCTGGCGTGCCCATGGTCACTTGGCCCGTTTCTGCTGAACAGTTCTACAATGAGAAATTAGTGACGGAGATTCTTGAAATTGGGGTCCCTGTTGGTGTTAAAAAATGGGCTAGAATTGTGGGAGACAGTGTTGGCGGTGAGGCGCTTGAGAAGGCACTAAAAAGAATAATGGTAGGGGAAGAAGCAGAGACTATCAGAAACAGAGCACACAAACTGTCAGAGATGGCAAGAACTGCTGTGGAACGC